A single region of the Ascaphus truei isolate aAscTru1 chromosome 6, aAscTru1.hap1, whole genome shotgun sequence genome encodes:
- the PPP2R1A gene encoding serine/threonine-protein phosphatase 2A 65 kDa regulatory subunit A alpha isoform, whose protein sequence is MAASDGDDSLYPIAVLIDELRNEDVQLRLNSIKKLSTIALALGVERTRSELLPFLTDTIYDEDEVLLALAEQLGTFTSLVGGPEFVHCLLPPLESLATVEETVVRDRAVESLRAISNEHSPSDLEAHFVPLVKRLASGDWFTSRTSACGLFSVCYSRVSSTVKAELRQHFRNLCSDDTPMVRRAAASKLGEFAKVLELEHVKSEIIPMFSNLASDEQDSVRLLAVEACVNIAQLLPQEELEPLVMPTLRQATEDKSWRVRYMVADKFTELQKAVGPEITKTDLVPAFQNLMKDCEAEVRAAASHKVKEFCENLSADCRENVIMTQILPCVKELVSDANQHVKSALASVIMGLSPILGKDNTIEHLLPLFLAQLKDECPEVRLNIISNLDCVNEVIGIRQLSQSLLPAIVELAEDAKWRVRLAIIEYMPLLAGQLGVEFFDEKLNSLCMAWLVDHVYAIREAATSNLKKLVEKFGKEWAQATIIPKVLAMSNDPNYLHRMTTLFCINVLSEVCGQDITTKHMLPTVVRMAGDAVANVRFNVAKSLQKIGPILENGTLQNEVKPVLEKLTQDQDVDVKYFAQEALSVLALA, encoded by the exons AATAGCATTAAAAAGCTTTCCACTATCGCTTTGGCTCTGGGAGTAGAGAGAACGCGTAGTGAGCTCCTGCCATTCCTAACAG ATACAATCTACGATGAAGATGAGGTGCTTTTGGCGTTGGCTGAGCAGCTGGGAACCTTTACTTCACTGGTCGGGGGGCCAGAGTTTGTTCACTGCTTACTG CCACCCCTGGAGAGCCTGGCAACGGTTGAAGAGACGGTGGTGAGAGACAGGGCGGTGGAATCTCTCCGTGCTATCTCTAATGAGCACTCCCCCTCAGACCTAGAGGCTCACTTTGTCCCCTTGGTAAAACGCCTGGCCAGCGGGGACTGGTTCACCTCCCGCACGTCTGCATGCGGACTCTTCAGTGTATGCTATTCCCGCGTCTCCAGCACAGTGAAGGCTGAACTTCGGCA ACATTTCCGTAACCTGTGCTCTGATGACACTCCCATGGTGAGGCGGGCAGCAGCTTCCAAGCTGGGCGAGTTTGCAAAGGTTTTAGAGCTGGAGCACGTGAAGAGCGAAATAATCCCTATGTTTTCCAACCTCGCATCTGACGAGCAG GACTCTGTGCGCCTGCTGGCAGTGGAAGCCTGTGTGAACATCGCCCAGCTTCTACCCCAAGAAGAGCTGGAGCCTCTGGTGATGCCCACACTGCGCCAGGCAACAGAGGACAAGTCTTGGCGTGTGCGTTACATGGTGGCAGACAAGTTCACAGAG CTCCAGAAAGCCGTTGGCCCCGAAATTACCAAGACGGACCTGGTTCCTGCTTTCCAGAATTTAATGAAGGACTGTGAGGCGGAGGTGCGTGCTGCTGCCTCCCACAAGGTCAAAG AATTCTGCGAGAACCTGTCTGCTGACTGTCGGGAGAATGTGATAATGACGCAGATCTTGCCTTGTGTCAAG GAGCTTGTTTCCGATGCCAATCAACATGTGAAATCTGCCCTGGCTTCTGTCATCATGGGTCTGTCACCTATTCTTGGGAAGGACAACACCATTGAACATCTCCTTCCCCTATTCCTGGCGCAGCTGAAGGACGAG tgtcccgaGGTGCGACTGAACATAATCTCCAACCTGGACTGTGTGAACGAAGTTATTGGTATCCGGCAGCTTTCCCAGTCACTTCTCCCTGCCATTGTGGAGCTGGCAGAAGATGCTAAGTGGCGTGTGCGGTTGGCTATTATCGAGTACATGCCTCTCCTTGCTGGGCAGCTG GGTGTGGAGTTCTTTGATGAGAAGTTGAACTCTCTGTGCATGGCATGGCTGGTGGATCATG TTTATGCCATCCGTGAGGCCGCAACGAGCAACCTGAAGAAGCTAGTGGAGAAGTTTGGCAAAGAATGGGCACAGGCCACCATCATCCCCAAAGTGCTGGCCATGTCCAATGATCCCAACTACCTGCACAGAATGACCACGCTGTTCTGCATCAAT GTTCTCTCAGAGGTTTGTGGACAGGACATTACCACCAAGCACATGCTCCCCACAGTCGTGCGGATGGCCGGTGACGCCGTGGCGAATGTGCGCTTTAACGTGGCCAAGTCCCTACAGAAGATAGGGCCCATACTGGAAAACGG CACCCTGCAGAATGAAGTGAAACCCGTGCTGGAGAAGTTGACCCAAGACCAAGATGTGGATGTGAAGTACTTTGCACAGGAAGCACTTTCAG TGCTGGCTTTGGCATGA